The DNA segment AGTTTTACCACAGGTCTCGCTAAACCCCTGATTCCACGGGAGTAGACGCTGTGCACGCTTCTTGCACAATGTCCCAACGTGGGTTCTCTCTTGCTGAGGTGCGATTATGTTGAAGATCAATGCTCCTGTCCCGCGCAAGTCGTCTGTCCTGTGGATAGCGTCCCTAATGTCGCTGGTGAACTTTGCTTGTAACAAGACCCAGTTTGGTGGTGAACAGTACCGTGCTGTTCGCGAAGAAGCTGGTCCGAGTAGTCAAAATGGTAGCGGCACACCGACGCCGCAATACGATGCTAAAGGTGATCCCATTCCTTTCGGAACGCCAGTGTCGCCTGAAGTTTCACAACCCGGTTGGGTCGGTTCTGAAGTGCGAAGCCAAGTCGACGCGATCTTTTCGACGGGCGCCGCGCCCAACTATTATACTGACGCCTCCACCGGTAACGGCGGAGCGCCAGGCACCAGCGGTGCACCGGGAACCACCCCGGGCGGCACGACCCCGGGATTTCCCGGTATTCCCGGTATCCCAAACATTCCCGGACTTCCCGGTATCCCGGGTATCCCCGGTCTACCTGGTATCGGCGGTGGTCCACGCATCAACACCGATGCCTCGACAGGGTCGGGTTCCAACCCTACACTTGGCCAAAAGATTCTGAACGACTCCGCTGGCGTGCTATGGCTTGCTTGCCGTAAAGATGGCCAAGATGCTGGGCAATTTCCGAACGAGTTTTACGCCAAGGCCGGCACCACAGTGCGTGTGGCTGGAGAATTTTGTCCCGAAGCTAAACCAAGCGGTGAAATCACCATTTTGTTCGTCATCGATCGGTCAGGATCGATGGAAGGCACCGCTGGCGAAGGACCGAACGATAAGACCACCAACGGCTCCTGTGGACGTCTGCGCGCTGCAGACCTCATCGTCAAAAAATACCAGGCGATGCTTAACACCACGATTAAGGCTGGTGTGGTCAGGTTTGCCACCCAATCGGAAGTTAAGATTCCTGTTGGTGAGCTTGACGCCGTCGCTAATAGTCTCAACCCAGCAACCTTTTGTGGTTCTGAAACAGGCACGGCACAGCTGACCAATTATCACGCGGCACTAAACACGGCTGCCGATCAACTTGCCAATATCCCTGGTGACAAGATTGTTTACTTCATCTCTGACGGCTCGCCTACCACTGGTCAAGGCGACCCAAAACAATCTGGTCTGACCGCAGCCCAACGCCTGCGCAGCATCCCAGGAGTCAGCATGTTTGCCTTATTTGTAGGCTACAATGCTGGATCTGCCGTCAATCCTAGAGCCTACCTTGAGCAAGTCACGGGCGATGCGAAGTTGGTGCGCGTCACCTCCAACGCCGACGAGTTAGTGCGGGCTGCGGCAACGCTGGGAACCATACCCGTCTTTATGAAGGCTGCAGACGCGACCGCAACCCTGGAAAACCCTGCCGGCGTACGTAATCTCAAAATTGAAGAATTCGCGCCGCGTCAAGATATGCCCAACCGCTACTACTGGGTCACCGAGCCTTTCATCCTGGTTGGTACACCAACGGCTGCAACACTAAATAAACTTACCGTGACGGGCAAAGTATCGACGGGCGACACACTGAGCTCGGTAGCCAATATCAGCTACCACGAGCTCTTGCCAAAGTGACAGTAGCGTTGCTCTGATTCCTTGCCAAAAATCCAAGTTGTACCAATTCCCCTTTGAGATGAGTTTTTATTTATGAATTTCGTTGCTGTAGCGATCAGATTAGTCGGCTTATCCCTGCTCCTTTCGTCCTGCGCGAGCGCGCACTTGTCCGGAGTCAAGGCGGCGTCACGTGGCGGCGTCGTTGGGCACATCAACACACCGGATATGCCCGTGATCACATTGCACTGTGATCCTTTTGATAGCCATGAATTTAAAGGCCGGATGGAAGGCGTGCTGCTTGGAGTAGGCCTGACACCTGGCGGTTATGCTATCGGCGGCCAAGTTAGTTTATCGGTGAGCGCGTCAGGAAAACGCAGCAAAACTTATACGGCTCAGGTCCAAGGGACTTTTATCCCACCATCTGGCGGCGAAACATTTAAGACTAATTACATCGACGCCAAGCTGTTCGGCGCCGACCAATTAACTGGTTTGTCGCTGTCTCTCTGGCCAGAGTCGGGAGATTTCCCCATGTCAGCGATCTACGATATCGACGGCTACCGGTTTGGGATGACTTGTAGCAAATCCGAAGTTAGCTACCGCTAGTTAAGATTTGCTGCCGCTGTAAATGCCGTCGATAAGATCTTTATACTTGTTGATGACGACCTTGCGTTTGATACTCAGCTTGGGGGTTAATTCGCCCCCGGCTATCGACCATTCATCAGATACGAGCCGAAACTGCTTGATTTTCTCCCACTGACCGAAGTTGACGTTGGAGTTCTCAACGACTTCCTTTAGGAGGGCATTGGTCTCGGGCAGTGCGATGAGCTCGGCGTTACTGGTGACGGTCTTTCCCTGGGCTGCGTACCATTTACGCAGGTTGTCGAACTCAGGGAGGATGATCGCAGACGGGAATTTCTGATTTTCTCCTACGACAATCACCTGAGCGACGAGAGGTGATTCGCGCAGTTTGTTTTCGATGGCGAGCGGAGCAATGTATTTACCGCCGGAGGTCTTAAAGATTTCCTTCTTGCGGTCCGTGATACGCAAATAGCCATCATCTAATACACCGATATCGCCAGTGTGAAACCAACCATCCGCGTCCACAGCTTGGGCGGTTGCCTCTGGATTTTTAAAGTACCCAATCATGACGGATGGTCCTTTAACGAGGATTTCACCCTCGCCCGCGCGGTAGCCCTCCTCTTGGATGATTTTGAGTTGCAAATTTGGCAGTGGTTTACCGACAGATCCCACGCGATGCTCGGTAAATGAGTTGAAAGCGATCACCGGTGAGGTTTCGGTCAGTCCGTAGCCCTCTAGCACTTGAATGCCTGCCGCCCAGAAAACCCTTGCCAGTCGTGGCTGCAGAGCAGAGCCGCCAATCAAAATGACATCTAGCTCGCCGCCCAGTGCAGCTTTCCACTTGCTAAACACTAGTTTTCTAGCGACGGCTAATTGTAATTTTGTTTTTAGGTCAGCAGGGTGATCGGGGTCGTATGTCAAACCTAGCTTGAGTGAC comes from the Deltaproteobacteria bacterium genome and includes:
- a CDS encoding long-chain fatty acid--CoA ligase, with amino-acid sequence MRPTRLFDLIERQAAALPLDDALAAKVGDSWRRYSSQEVVDTARNVGLGLLTRHQIAKGERIALISMNRPEWVFSDIAIAQLGAVSVPLYPSATAKDYAYILGHSEATVALVSTTEIAQKLNSVRGSLPNLKAVYTFDTAPGITDTMPFSELLTAGQNATPELAAALQARRDSVTPQDLASIIYTSGTTGTPKGVMLSHQNILSNVLTVLDVVNINHLKRALSFLPLSHVFERLACYAYQYMGTSIYFAESVETIVKNLPEVKPHVMATVPRLLEKVYEAIVNKGHELTGFKRVLFDWSLKLGLTYDPDHPADLKTKLQLAVARKLVFSKWKAALGGELDVILIGGSALQPRLARVFWAAGIQVLEGYGLTETSPVIAFNSFTEHRVGSVGKPLPNLQLKIIQEEGYRAGEGEILVKGPSVMIGYFKNPEATAQAVDADGWFHTGDIGVLDDGYLRITDRKKEIFKTSGGKYIAPLAIENKLRESPLVAQVIVVGENQKFPSAIILPEFDNLRKWYAAQGKTVTSNAELIALPETNALLKEVVENSNVNFGQWEKIKQFRLVSDEWSIAGGELTPKLSIKRKVVINKYKDLIDGIYSGSKS
- a CDS encoding VWA domain-containing protein, which translates into the protein MLKINAPVPRKSSVLWIASLMSLVNFACNKTQFGGEQYRAVREEAGPSSQNGSGTPTPQYDAKGDPIPFGTPVSPEVSQPGWVGSEVRSQVDAIFSTGAAPNYYTDASTGNGGAPGTSGAPGTTPGGTTPGFPGIPGIPNIPGLPGIPGIPGLPGIGGGPRINTDASTGSGSNPTLGQKILNDSAGVLWLACRKDGQDAGQFPNEFYAKAGTTVRVAGEFCPEAKPSGEITILFVIDRSGSMEGTAGEGPNDKTTNGSCGRLRAADLIVKKYQAMLNTTIKAGVVRFATQSEVKIPVGELDAVANSLNPATFCGSETGTAQLTNYHAALNTAADQLANIPGDKIVYFISDGSPTTGQGDPKQSGLTAAQRLRSIPGVSMFALFVGYNAGSAVNPRAYLEQVTGDAKLVRVTSNADELVRAAATLGTIPVFMKAADATATLENPAGVRNLKIEEFAPRQDMPNRYYWVTEPFILVGTPTAATLNKLTVTGKVSTGDTLSSVANISYHELLPK